From a single Capsicum annuum cultivar UCD-10X-F1 chromosome 12, UCD10Xv1.1, whole genome shotgun sequence genomic region:
- the LOC107871693 gene encoding receptor-like protein 13 — protein sequence MAGIDLSNNQLSGEIPTELCNLTAIRALNLSSNHIIGTIPSEFSNLQKIESLDLSYNKLSGRIPPQLVELTTLAVFSVAHNNLTGMTPQRTSQFATFTESSYEGNPFLCGPPLHNNCMETKETPMSSLVLECCEADHGFLEMESFYISFLVAYAHVVLALVVVLCVNPYWRNVWFYYVDSCMYSCYYYFASKCI from the coding sequence ATGGCTGGAATTGATCTTTCTAACAATCAGTTGAGTGGTGAAATACCTACGGAACTCTGTAATCTTACTGCGATTCGGGCGTTAAACTTGTCAAGTAACCACATAATTGGAACAATACCATCCGAATTCTCAAACCTCCAGAAAATTGAGAGTTTGGACCTATCATACAACAAATTGAGTGGGAGGATTCCCCCACAACTTGTAGAGTTGACAACTCTAGCTGTGTTTAGCGTGGCACACAACAATTTAACAGGTATGACTCCACAGCGTACATCTCAGTTTGCAACTTTTACTGAAAGCAGTTATGAGGGGAATCCGTTTCTTTGTGGTCCTCCGTTACATAACAATTGCATGGAGACTAAAGAGACACCGATGTCATCTCTCGTGCTAGAATGTTGTGAAGCCGATCATGGTTTTCTAGAAATGGAGTCGTTCTACATTTCCTTCCTTGTGGCATATGCACATGTGGTGCTCGCCCTGGTTGTAGTACTTTGTGTAAACCCCTATTGGAGAAATGTCTGGTTTTATTATGTAGATTCTTGTATGTATTCGTGTTACTATTATTTTGCTTCCAAATGTATATGA